A region of the Sodalis ligni genome:
TCTGCCGGACGGCGTGGCGCTGTCGGACGCGACGGCGGCCATCGAGCGGACCATGACGCAGTTGGGCGTGCCCCCCAGCGTGCGCGGCGGTTTTTCCGGCACCGCCCAGGCTTACGAGCAGAGCGAGCAAACCCAGCTGCTGCTGATTCTGGCGGCGGTGGCGACGGTCTATATTGTCCTCGGCATTCTGTATGAAAGCTATGTCCACCCGCTGACCATACTGTCGACGCTGCCCTCGGCCGGAATCGGCGCGCTGCTGGCCCTGGAGCTTTTTAACGCGCCGTTCAGTTTAATCGCCCTGATAGGCATTCTGCTGCTGATAGGCATTGTGAAGAAAAACGCCATCATGATGGTGGATTTCGCCCTCACCGCCCAACGGCAAAGCGGCATCAGCGCCCATGACGCCATTTTCCAGGCCTGCCAACTGCGCTTTAGGCCCATCATCATGACCACGCTGGCCGCGCTGTTCGGCGCGCTGCCGCTGGTTCTGAGCCGGGGCGACGGCGCTGAGCTGCGCGAGCCCCTGGGCATTACCATTGTCGGCGGATTAATCGTCAGCCAGCTGATGACGCTGTATACCACCCCCGTCATTTACCTGTTTTTCGATAAATTACGGATCAAGCGCCGTACGGTTCCTCATTTCTCAACCCCCAAAGAAGAGTAACGATCGCATGAGATGGCATCCTTTCCAACACCACGTAGCGACCGCCGATCCCCGCCCTTCCGCGTCGGTACACTGGCAACTTTGGACAGTCGCATTCGGCTTTTTTATGCAGACGCTGGACACCACCATCGTCAATACCGCCCTGCCCTCCATGGCGAAAAGCCTGCATGAAAATCCGCTGCATATGCATTCGGTAATCGTCTCTTATGTGCTGACGGTGGCCATGATGCTGCCGGCCAGCGGCTGGCTGGCGGACCGTTTCGGGGTCAAAAAGGTCTTCTTCAGCGCGATTTTACTGTTTACCCTGGGGTCGCTGCTGTGCGCCCGTTCCTCCACCCTGCATGAACTGGAGATTTCCCGGGTTATCCAGGGTATCGGCGGGGCGATGATGGTGCCGGTGGGGCGTCTGACGGTGATGAAAATCGTGCCCCGATCCCAGTATATGGCGGCGATGGCCTTTGTTACCATGCCCGGGCAGGTCGGCCCGCTGCTGGGACCGGCCCTGGGCGGTTTTCTGGTGGAATATGCCAGCTGGCATTGGATATTTTTGATCAACCTACCGGTGGGTGCCGTCGGCGCGGTGATAACCTGGCTGCTGATGCCCAATTATACCATGCAGACCCGTGGCTTCGATTTTTTCGGGTTTGTGCTGCTGGCGGTGGGCATGGCCACCCTGACCCTGGCCCTGGGAGGAAGCCGGAGTCTGGAGCTCGGCCCGCGGTATATCGCCCTGCTGGCGGT
Encoded here:
- the mdtD gene encoding multidrug transporter subunit MdtD — its product is MRWHPFQHHVATADPRPSASVHWQLWTVAFGFFMQTLDTTIVNTALPSMAKSLHENPLHMHSVIVSYVLTVAMMLPASGWLADRFGVKKVFFSAILLFTLGSLLCARSSTLHELEISRVIQGIGGAMMVPVGRLTVMKIVPRSQYMAAMAFVTMPGQVGPLLGPALGGFLVEYASWHWIFLINLPVGAVGAVITWLLMPNYTMQTRGFDFFGFVLLAVGMATLTLALGGSRSLELGPRYIALLAVVGVLALLGYWLHARRNEDALFNLKLFETPTFSLGLLGSLLGRIGSGMLPFMTPLFLQLGVGFAPFHAGLMMIPMVIGSMGTKRMIVQIVNRFGYRAVLTGATLALAAVNLVFPLVALMGWIYAIPVVLFFQGVVNAMRFTSMNTLTLKDLPDTLASGGNSLLSMVMQLSMSLGVTTAGILLGLFVASHAPSTSPANMHGVFIATYLCMAVVIALPALVFLRVPPDTVKNAVLTEQEDKS